One Leptolyngbya sp. 'hensonii' DNA window includes the following coding sequences:
- a CDS encoding adenylate/guanylate cyclase domain-containing protein encodes MEDSVSTSGLRGQRTLAAVVFTDGVNFSARMSQDEEGTLDRISQDLDVMRELCQRYDGRVLKSTGDGLLMCFSSALNAVTCALEIQKEITEAASLLPPDKALQHRIGIHLGDVFISESDVMGTGVNIAARLQSQAEAGGICISQTVYDVVKTGISAKMTYIGPRKLKNIQEEIPIYRVSAQGAEETWDNAQAQTDSPSPPASTVTVFTPQVDPYDRAAKNLAEHEHSLRIRKLMLCVCQNTWENDTHKLNQIDLRSMVRELHAIAPTTVALKLGLYRVIQNLSKRAEYELVARIILDNFEPLYPDRPQISLDLLTEVAQKLEQNPNLERIKKLILCVCRDIWESDPVKLRILKLVDLLPELLEIAPTQDHLQVKLDAVVKTLNKQMEYRVLASMISQTTQPLYVPPTHLTAPVPEPIAQESPGESLPSPTPTSTPSQPMPPPTGGAEPTEQTVAIGPAESAQNLVTAPPEPDQKPSPSAKITPNWFDIRADLMRYTNPLRAKMLIFSVLHDDFTASEINLLSLRLHPLDALLKTLIQTYPTQTEVETKLYTTARQMEDPDLCFQSANSILQALRSIYRSGGCLETASGSELDEQTIVRNEFNPLSHPAQTISFEDNDATCQFFAPSKANDPAPEEPEASKAETLAG; translated from the coding sequence ATGGAAGACTCAGTTTCGACGTCAGGCTTGAGAGGACAACGTACCCTGGCTGCTGTTGTTTTTACGGACGGGGTCAACTTCAGTGCTCGGATGTCCCAGGATGAAGAGGGGACCTTAGATCGCATCAGCCAGGATCTGGATGTAATGCGGGAACTCTGTCAGCGCTATGATGGGCGCGTTCTCAAATCAACCGGCGATGGGCTGCTCATGTGTTTTTCCAGTGCGTTGAATGCAGTCACCTGTGCGCTGGAAATCCAGAAGGAAATTACAGAAGCAGCCAGCCTACTTCCCCCGGATAAAGCCTTACAACATCGCATTGGCATCCATCTCGGAGATGTCTTTATCAGCGAGTCAGATGTCATGGGCACTGGAGTCAACATCGCAGCACGGCTGCAGTCCCAAGCGGAAGCGGGGGGCATCTGTATTTCCCAAACGGTCTATGACGTGGTTAAAACGGGTATCAGCGCGAAGATGACCTATATAGGTCCCCGTAAGCTGAAAAATATTCAGGAGGAAATTCCCATCTACCGTGTTTCTGCTCAGGGAGCGGAAGAGACGTGGGATAATGCCCAGGCCCAAACGGACTCGCCCTCCCCTCCAGCCAGTACTGTGACTGTATTCACGCCTCAGGTTGATCCTTACGATCGGGCAGCCAAAAATCTGGCAGAGCATGAGCACTCCCTACGAATTCGCAAACTGATGCTTTGTGTCTGTCAAAACACCTGGGAAAACGATACCCATAAGCTGAATCAGATTGATTTGCGCAGCATGGTACGGGAATTGCATGCGATCGCCCCCACCACCGTAGCGCTCAAATTGGGGCTGTACCGGGTGATCCAGAACTTGAGTAAACGGGCAGAATATGAGCTGGTGGCCAGGATTATCCTGGATAATTTTGAGCCCCTGTATCCCGATCGGCCCCAGATCTCGCTGGACCTTCTAACTGAAGTGGCCCAGAAGTTAGAACAGAACCCCAATCTGGAGCGGATTAAAAAATTGATTCTATGTGTTTGCCGCGATATTTGGGAAAGCGATCCTGTTAAACTCAGAATCCTGAAGCTGGTGGACCTGTTACCGGAGCTGCTGGAAATTGCCCCCACCCAGGACCACCTGCAGGTTAAGCTAGACGCGGTGGTCAAAACACTCAATAAACAAATGGAGTACCGGGTCCTGGCGAGCATGATCAGTCAGACCACCCAACCGTTATATGTTCCACCCACTCATTTAACTGCGCCGGTTCCTGAACCCATTGCCCAGGAGTCTCCTGGAGAATCCCTGCCATCTCCCACCCCAACCAGCACTCCATCCCAACCCATGCCGCCCCCAACGGGAGGGGCTGAGCCTACAGAGCAAACAGTGGCGATCGGGCCAGCAGAGTCAGCCCAGAACCTTGTCACAGCCCCACCTGAGCCAGACCAGAAACCATCCCCCAGTGCCAAGATCACGCCCAACTGGTTTGACATCCGAGCCGATTTGATGCGTTACACCAATCCTCTGCGGGCCAAGATGTTAATCTTCTCGGTCCTCCACGACGATTTCACAGCCAGTGAAATCAACCTGCTGTCTCTCAGACTGCACCCCCTGGATGCATTACTGAAAACCCTGATCCAGACCTATCCCACTCAAACTGAAGTTGAGACCAAGCTCTACACAACAGCCCGCCAGATGGAAGACCCTGATTTATGTTTTCAATCTGCCAATTCAATTCTGCAGGCTCTGAGGTCCATCTACCGGTCTGGCGGTTGTTTAGAAACAGCCTCGGGGTCTGAGTTGGATGAGCAAACGATCGTGCGCAATGAATTCAATCCCCTATCGCACCCAGCTCAAACAATCTCATTTGAGGATAATGATGCCACCTGTCAGTTTTTTGCTCCTTCAAAAGCAAACGACCCTGCTCCAGAAGAACCGGAAGCCTCAAAGGCTGAAACTCTGGCCGGTTAA